The following are encoded together in the Dickeya lacustris genome:
- a CDS encoding N-acetyltransferase, with product MIRAYHTEDLDTLVPLWLESTTRAHPFIAPGYWQESEELVRNHYLPRAQTWVYETQQGIGGFISVMDQRFIGALFVHHSLYGHGAGAALMAHVQQRFPVLSLEVYQQNHRACAFYRKHGFMTVQESQQADTQACLLMMHWQDSNLLFPAR from the coding sequence ATGATCCGCGCCTATCACACCGAAGACCTCGACACGCTGGTGCCACTGTGGCTGGAGAGCACCACGCGCGCGCACCCGTTTATCGCCCCCGGTTACTGGCAAGAGAGCGAGGAACTGGTGCGCAACCACTATTTGCCGCGCGCGCAAACCTGGGTATATGAAACTCAGCAGGGCATCGGCGGGTTTATCAGCGTGATGGATCAACGTTTTATCGGGGCGCTGTTTGTCCACCACTCGCTGTATGGCCACGGTGCCGGGGCAGCGCTGATGGCCCATGTTCAACAGCGTTTTCCGGTACTGAGCCTGGAGGTTTACCAGCAAAACCATCGCGCCTGCGCCTTTTACCGCAAACACGGTTTTATGACGGTACAGGAGAGCCAACAGGCCGACACTCAGGCTTGCTTACTGATGATGCACTGGCAGGATAGCAACCTGCTTTTCCCTGCGCGCTAA
- a CDS encoding ATP-grasp domain-containing protein, whose translation MNSFSQLCLRSLDISQASPFLEMAWDRIKREHPDSVLILQDQSRGESPCGKRSIDSILKVNEQNDADFHSILSWSIPNERTIEDITLFPKIKSIPGPLNSVYKLSDKRATKILFEQFLLPTPKWEVLDREFTRGELLRNEVKEKIECNLLNHIPFPIVIKPLWDCMGHGVEIINNLNELVEVLSLNNKRTILAESFIDGDLGCVEIIGVPGCYFFQPPCLTGKSRDGVRSNFDTVRICHPNFFSRQLSASIKEKIVNVLECLDFSGACCVDFITTKDDIYFLEINPRISGISCLSSAASGVNSFEATYLISSNQWGGHIFENRKSNFSAIQIGGTHVEKYISLLESNNDLKIVRNNIISVDGNESRNVIVSGASVSIDDFLKFADLTP comes from the coding sequence ATGAACTCATTTTCTCAGCTTTGCTTGAGGTCTCTTGATATTTCTCAAGCATCTCCTTTTCTTGAAATGGCGTGGGATAGAATAAAAAGAGAACATCCAGACTCTGTCCTTATTCTTCAAGATCAATCAAGGGGCGAAAGCCCCTGTGGAAAAAGATCAATTGATAGTATTCTTAAAGTTAATGAGCAGAACGATGCTGATTTTCATAGCATCTTGTCATGGTCTATTCCTAATGAACGTACGATAGAAGATATAACGCTATTTCCTAAAATAAAATCTATCCCGGGCCCTCTTAATTCTGTATATAAACTTTCAGATAAACGAGCCACTAAGATATTATTTGAGCAATTTTTACTTCCTACGCCTAAATGGGAAGTTCTTGATCGTGAATTTACAAGGGGAGAATTATTAAGAAATGAGGTGAAGGAAAAGATAGAGTGTAATCTTCTAAATCACATTCCTTTCCCTATTGTCATTAAACCTCTCTGGGATTGTATGGGGCATGGCGTTGAAATTATTAATAATTTAAATGAACTGGTTGAAGTGCTATCTTTAAATAATAAAAGAACAATTCTCGCTGAATCGTTCATAGATGGTGATCTTGGCTGTGTTGAAATAATAGGTGTGCCTGGATGTTATTTTTTTCAGCCACCTTGTCTCACAGGAAAGAGCCGGGATGGCGTTCGCTCTAACTTTGATACTGTTAGAATATGTCATCCCAATTTTTTCAGTAGGCAATTAAGCGCTTCTATTAAAGAAAAAATTGTTAATGTTCTTGAGTGCTTAGATTTTTCAGGTGCTTGTTGTGTCGATTTTATTACTACTAAGGATGATATTTACTTTTTAGAGATAAATCCGCGTATCAGTGGTATTAGTTGCCTTAGTTCTGCTGCAAGTGGGGTTAACTCATTTGAGGCTACTTATTTAATTTCTTCTAATCAATGGGGTGGGCATATATTTGAAAATAGAAAAAGTAATTTTTCTGCTATTCAGATAGGAGGTACTCATGTCGAAAAATATATATCGCTATTGGAGTCAAATAACGATCTGAAAATTGTCAGAAATAATATTATCTCTGTTGATGGTAATGAATCACGTAATGTAATAGTTTCGGGTGCTTCTGTATCTATTGATGATTTTTTAAAGTTTGCAGATTTAACACCTTAA
- the glyQ gene encoding glycine--tRNA ligase subunit alpha: MQKFDTKTFQGLILTLQDYWARQGCTIVQPLDMEVGAGTSHPMTCLRALGPEPIAAAYVQPSRRPTDGRYGENPNRLQHYYQFQVIIKPSPDNIQELYLGSLKELGMDPTIHDIRFVEDNWENPTLGAWGLGWEVWLNGMEVTQFTYFQQVGGLECKPVTGEITYGLERLAMYIQGVDSVYDLVWSDGPLGKTTYGDVFHQNEVEQSTYNFEYADVDFLFTCFEQYEKEAQQLLALEKPLPLPAYERILKAAHSFNLLDARKAISVTERQRYILRIRTLTKAVAEAYYASREALGFPMCNRKQS, translated from the coding sequence ATGCAAAAGTTTGATACCAAGACCTTTCAGGGACTGATCCTGACGTTACAGGATTACTGGGCGCGTCAGGGCTGCACCATCGTCCAACCGCTGGATATGGAAGTCGGTGCTGGCACCTCTCACCCTATGACGTGCCTGCGCGCGCTCGGCCCGGAGCCGATTGCCGCCGCTTACGTTCAGCCGTCACGCCGTCCGACCGATGGCCGCTACGGTGAAAACCCCAACCGCCTGCAACACTATTACCAGTTTCAGGTGATCATCAAGCCGTCGCCGGACAACATTCAGGAGCTGTACCTCGGCTCATTAAAAGAACTGGGCATGGACCCGACCATTCACGACATTCGTTTCGTGGAAGATAACTGGGAAAACCCGACGCTGGGTGCCTGGGGTCTGGGCTGGGAAGTGTGGCTGAACGGCATGGAAGTCACCCAGTTCACCTACTTCCAGCAGGTCGGGGGTCTGGAATGTAAACCGGTGACGGGCGAGATAACCTACGGCCTGGAACGTCTGGCGATGTACATTCAGGGCGTGGATAGCGTTTACGACCTGGTATGGAGCGACGGCCCGCTGGGTAAAACCACCTACGGCGACGTGTTCCATCAAAACGAAGTGGAGCAGTCCACCTACAACTTCGAATACGCTGACGTGGATTTCCTGTTCACCTGCTTTGAGCAGTATGAAAAAGAAGCCCAGCAGTTGCTGGCGCTGGAAAAACCGCTGCCGCTGCCTGCCTACGAGCGCATTCTGAAAGCCGCCCACAGCTTTAACCTGCTGGATGCGCGCAAAGCCATTTCCGTAACCGAACGTCAGCGCTACATCCTGCGGATACGTACCCTGACCAAAGCGGTGGCGGAAGCCTACTATGCCTCCCGCGAGGCGCTGGGCTTCCCGATGTGCAACCGTAAACAGAGCTGA
- a CDS encoding sulfite exporter TauE/SafE family protein, whose translation MGMEWVLAYLALGAVVGFMAGLLGIGGGGIMVPVLTALFAAQGVEKAHLVHLALGTSMAAIVMTAVSSLRTHHQHQAVLWPVVWRITPAILVGTFIATWLAALLPTRALAIFFSCFMAYVSLQMVLNIKPKPNRQLPGVAGLSLAGLTIGSISALVAIGGGSLTVPFLSWCNVRIQQAIGTSAAVGLPIALAGALGYMMNGWSASGLPAFSLGYVSLPAVVLISGVSFFTAPVGARLAHRLPVATLKKAFAGLLLLLSLKMLQTVFAE comes from the coding sequence ATGGGGATGGAGTGGGTTCTGGCTTATCTGGCGTTGGGCGCTGTGGTGGGGTTTATGGCCGGGTTATTGGGCATTGGCGGCGGTGGCATTATGGTGCCGGTGCTGACGGCGCTGTTTGCCGCGCAGGGCGTGGAAAAGGCGCATCTGGTGCATTTGGCGCTCGGCACCTCGATGGCGGCGATAGTGATGACGGCGGTTTCCAGCCTGCGCACCCACCATCAACATCAGGCGGTGCTGTGGCCGGTGGTCTGGCGTATCACCCCGGCGATTCTGGTCGGTACGTTTATCGCCACCTGGCTTGCCGCCCTGCTGCCGACCCGGGCGCTGGCGATTTTCTTTTCCTGCTTTATGGCCTACGTCTCGCTGCAAATGGTGCTGAACATTAAACCGAAGCCGAACCGCCAGTTACCGGGCGTGGCCGGGCTGTCGCTGGCCGGGTTGACCATTGGCAGTATTTCGGCGCTGGTGGCGATTGGCGGCGGCTCGCTCACCGTGCCGTTTTTGAGCTGGTGTAACGTGCGCATTCAGCAGGCGATTGGCACCTCGGCGGCGGTCGGCTTGCCGATCGCACTCGCTGGTGCGCTGGGCTATATGATGAATGGCTGGTCGGCGAGCGGGCTGCCTGCGTTTAGTCTCGGTTATGTGTCGCTGCCTGCGGTGGTGCTGATTTCCGGCGTCAGCTTTTTTACTGCGCCGGTGGGCGCGCGGCTGGCGCATCGTCTGCCGGTTGCCACGCTGAAAAAAGCCTTTGCCGGGCTGTTGTTGCTGTTAAGCCTGAAAATGCTGCAAACCGTGTTCGCCGAGTAA
- a CDS encoding OmpA/MotB family protein: protein MANPLLARPKQTKEDFWISLSDLMTSLMMIFLLISLIYMIKVQDMVKIPSVYKNTLQGLGQALQHEFKDDLKRWHATIDQDLTVRFQEPNILFTTSSAELKPEFKTILDEFIPRYLKIMTDPKYIENIEEIRIEGHTSTVWRTGVNDKDAYFHNMELSQSRTRSTLEYIMNMPVVSQSKPSFSWFKTHVRAIGFSSARPVDADGKVITSPDQTEDQARSQRVEFRVRTNVERQVANIVEKNIVEKNIVEKGGK, encoded by the coding sequence ATGGCCAACCCCCTGTTAGCTCGACCAAAACAGACCAAAGAAGATTTCTGGATAAGCCTGAGCGATTTAATGACATCACTGATGATGATTTTCCTGCTCATCTCGCTGATCTACATGATAAAAGTTCAAGACATGGTGAAAATCCCGTCGGTGTATAAAAATACGCTACAGGGGTTAGGGCAAGCGTTGCAGCATGAGTTTAAAGATGATTTAAAACGCTGGCATGCCACCATTGACCAGGATCTCACCGTGCGATTTCAGGAACCGAATATTCTGTTTACCACCAGCTCGGCGGAACTGAAGCCTGAATTTAAAACCATTCTTGATGAATTTATTCCGCGCTACCTGAAAATAATGACCGACCCGAAATACATCGAAAATATCGAAGAGATTCGCATTGAAGGCCATACTTCAACGGTGTGGCGCACCGGCGTAAACGATAAAGACGCCTATTTTCATAATATGGAATTATCCCAGTCCCGTACCCGTTCAACGCTGGAATATATTATGAATATGCCAGTGGTTTCCCAGTCGAAGCCTTCTTTTAGCTGGTTTAAAACCCATGTGCGCGCCATCGGTTTTTCTTCCGCCCGCCCGGTGGATGCCGACGGAAAAGTGATTACCTCCCCCGACCAAACGGAAGATCAGGCCCGTTCCCAGCGGGTGGAATTTCGGGTCAGAACCAATGTTGAGCGCCAGGTTGCTAATATCGTAGAAAAAAACATTGTAGAAAAAAATATCGTGGAAAAAGGCGGGAAATAA
- a CDS encoding DNA-3-methyladenine glycosylase I has product MTRCGWVTQDALYLDYHDHEWGKPCTDGRALFELLCLEGQQAGLSWLTVLKKRQHYRHCFHDFDPQRVAAMTEADIDRLVHDAGIIRHRGKITAIIRNARALLAMQQQGEDFVTFIWSFVQGQPQVNHPATLAEVPAKTAVSDAMSKALKKRGFTFIGSTICYAFMQAAGLVNDHVTTCFCHAETA; this is encoded by the coding sequence ATGACACGCTGTGGCTGGGTAACGCAGGATGCCCTTTACCTTGACTATCATGACCACGAGTGGGGCAAACCCTGTACCGATGGGCGGGCGCTGTTCGAACTCCTGTGCCTGGAAGGGCAACAGGCCGGATTATCCTGGCTAACGGTGCTGAAAAAACGCCAGCACTACCGTCACTGCTTTCACGACTTTGACCCTCAGCGCGTCGCCGCCATGACCGAAGCGGATATCGACCGTCTGGTGCACGACGCCGGTATCATTCGCCATCGAGGAAAGATAACGGCGATTATTCGTAACGCCCGCGCTCTGCTGGCGATGCAGCAGCAAGGTGAGGATTTTGTCACCTTTATCTGGTCGTTTGTGCAGGGCCAGCCGCAGGTGAACCACCCGGCCACGCTTGCGGAGGTGCCAGCAAAAACCGCCGTGTCTGATGCGATGTCAAAAGCGCTGAAAAAGCGCGGTTTCACCTTCATCGGCTCGACCATCTGTTATGCGTTTATGCAGGCCGCCGGGCTGGTTAACGACCATGTCACCACCTGCTTTTGCCATGCCGAAACCGCATGA
- the glyS gene encoding glycine--tRNA ligase subunit beta has product MTDKTFLVEIGTEELPPKALRTLAQAFAANFTAELDAAGLGYQSVNWFAAPRRLALKVAGLSASQPDREVEKRGPAIAQAFDAEGNATKAAEGWARGCGITVAQAERLTTDKGEWLLFRAQVKGEAAQTLLPGMVSTALAKLPIPKLMRWGDKETQFVRPVHTVTLLLGDELIPGTVLGIDSARVIRGHRFMGEPEFTIDNADQYPQILLERGKVLADYEARKAKIKADAEDAARKIGGNADLSDSLLEEVTSLVEWPVVLTAKFEEKFLAVPAQALVYTMKGDQKYFPVYDNSGKLLPNFIFVANIESKDPQQIISGNEKVVRPRLADAEFFFNTDRKKRLEDHLPRLETVLFQQQLGTLRNKTDRIAALTGWVAGQIGADVNHAKRAGLLSKCDLMTNMVFEFTDTQGVMGMHYARHDGEAEDVAIALNEQYQPRFAGDELPSSPVACALAIADKMDTLAGIFGIGQHPKGDKDPFALRRAALGVLRIIVEKRLPLDLQTLTEEAVRLYGDKLTNANVVDDVIEFMLGRFRAWYQEEGHSVDTIQAVLARRPTRPADFDARVKAVSHFRTLEQAAALAAANKRVSNILAKSTETLNDSVQAALLKENEEIQLATYVTALTSKLAPWFAEGRYQEALGELAQLREPVDNFFDKVMVNADDEPVRINRLTLLNELRNLFLKVADISVLQ; this is encoded by the coding sequence ATGACAGACAAAACATTTTTGGTGGAAATCGGCACCGAAGAGCTGCCGCCGAAGGCTTTGCGTACCCTGGCACAGGCGTTTGCCGCCAACTTTACCGCTGAACTGGACGCCGCCGGGCTCGGTTATCAGTCGGTCAACTGGTTCGCCGCGCCGCGCCGTCTGGCGCTGAAAGTGGCCGGTTTAAGTGCCTCCCAGCCGGACAGAGAAGTAGAAAAACGCGGCCCGGCCATCGCGCAGGCGTTTGATGCCGAAGGCAACGCGACCAAAGCGGCCGAAGGCTGGGCGCGCGGTTGCGGCATCACCGTCGCGCAGGCTGAACGCCTGACCACCGACAAAGGCGAATGGCTGCTGTTCCGTGCGCAGGTGAAAGGCGAAGCGGCGCAAACGCTGCTGCCGGGCATGGTCAGCACCGCGCTGGCGAAGCTGCCTATCCCGAAACTGATGCGCTGGGGCGACAAAGAGACCCAGTTTGTGCGCCCGGTACACACCGTGACGCTGCTGCTGGGCGATGAACTGATCCCCGGCACCGTGCTGGGCATTGATTCCGCCCGCGTGATTCGTGGCCACCGCTTTATGGGCGAGCCGGAATTCACCATCGATAACGCCGACCAGTACCCGCAGATTCTGCTGGAGCGCGGCAAGGTGCTCGCTGATTACGAGGCGCGTAAAGCCAAAATCAAAGCCGATGCCGAAGACGCGGCGCGCAAGATTGGCGGCAATGCCGATTTGAGCGACAGCCTGCTGGAAGAAGTCACCTCGCTGGTGGAATGGCCGGTGGTGCTGACGGCAAAATTCGAAGAGAAATTCCTGGCTGTACCGGCGCAAGCGCTGGTGTACACCATGAAAGGCGACCAGAAATACTTCCCGGTTTACGACAACAGCGGCAAGCTGCTGCCGAACTTCATCTTTGTTGCCAACATCGAGTCGAAAGACCCGCAGCAGATTATCTCCGGCAACGAAAAGGTCGTGCGCCCGCGTCTGGCGGATGCCGAATTCTTTTTCAATACCGACCGCAAAAAACGCCTGGAAGATCATCTGCCGCGTCTGGAAACCGTGCTGTTCCAGCAACAGCTCGGCACGCTGCGCAATAAAACCGACCGTATCGCGGCACTGACCGGCTGGGTCGCCGGGCAGATAGGCGCTGATGTCAATCACGCCAAACGCGCGGGCCTGCTCTCCAAGTGTGACCTGATGACCAACATGGTGTTTGAATTCACCGACACCCAGGGTGTGATGGGGATGCACTACGCCCGTCACGACGGCGAAGCCGAAGACGTGGCCATTGCGCTAAACGAGCAGTATCAGCCGCGTTTTGCCGGTGATGAACTGCCGTCTTCACCGGTGGCTTGTGCGCTGGCGATCGCCGACAAGATGGACACGCTGGCGGGGATTTTCGGCATCGGCCAGCACCCGAAAGGCGATAAAGACCCGTTCGCGCTGCGCCGTGCCGCGCTCGGCGTACTGCGCATTATCGTGGAAAAACGCCTGCCGCTGGACTTGCAAACCCTGACCGAAGAAGCGGTACGTTTGTACGGCGACAAGCTGACGAACGCCAATGTGGTAGACGATGTGATTGAATTCATGCTGGGCCGCTTCCGCGCCTGGTATCAGGAAGAAGGTCACAGCGTGGATACCATTCAGGCGGTGCTGGCGCGTCGTCCGACCCGCCCGGCGGATTTCGATGCCCGCGTGAAAGCAGTCAGCCATTTCCGCACGCTGGAACAAGCCGCTGCGCTGGCGGCCGCCAACAAGCGCGTCTCCAATATTCTGGCCAAATCCACCGAAACGCTGAACGACAGCGTGCAGGCGGCGTTGCTCAAAGAGAACGAGGAGATCCAACTGGCGACCTACGTCACTGCGCTCACCAGCAAGCTGGCACCGTGGTTTGCCGAAGGCCGTTATCAGGAAGCGCTGGGTGAACTGGCGCAACTGCGCGAGCCGGTAGACAACTTCTTCGATAAGGTGATGGTTAACGCCGATGATGAACCGGTGCGCATCAACCGTCTGACGCTGCTCAACGAACTGCGCAACCTGTTCCTGAAAGTGGCGGATATTTCGGTGTTGCAGTAA
- a CDS encoding HNH endonuclease — protein MSQFLISGLTDFLLVDNFNQLRSAMQAELVPPIAELKIKKLDIDEILATVGMDVTIDDIIFNKNGTIDYHNKKVILHIRDIASYGDRVSLPKYHLANCSKLQEMWQKNHSNRYVVATRSDGIFTIKRANSSGKEWNAEEARLDVCKLCLNTLNWKGYASKSYQEKNHIFEHFDLKEFFEKYPNSATTYRPQYTDKDAPTNTYSSDFHLISSQFREAKNWHCEACHADLSATRLRRFLHVHHRNGQKNENQHSNLQALCIECHAQQPNHEHMRSHPDLSLFLKEKSVLTGWLKAAT, from the coding sequence ATGAGCCAGTTTCTGATTTCCGGCCTGACCGATTTTTTGCTGGTGGATAATTTTAATCAACTACGCTCTGCTATGCAGGCAGAGCTGGTGCCACCTATCGCTGAGTTGAAAATAAAAAAACTCGATATTGATGAAATTCTTGCCACCGTCGGTATGGATGTCACCATAGACGATATTATTTTTAATAAAAACGGCACCATCGATTATCACAATAAAAAAGTCATTCTGCATATTCGGGACATTGCATCATACGGTGACAGAGTCAGCCTGCCTAAATATCATTTAGCCAATTGCAGTAAGCTGCAAGAAATGTGGCAAAAGAACCACAGTAATCGATATGTTGTCGCCACAAGAAGCGATGGTATTTTTACCATAAAACGCGCGAATTCATCAGGAAAGGAATGGAACGCAGAGGAGGCAAGACTGGATGTTTGTAAACTTTGTCTTAATACACTCAACTGGAAAGGATATGCGTCAAAGTCTTACCAGGAAAAGAATCATATTTTTGAGCATTTTGATTTAAAAGAATTCTTTGAAAAATATCCCAACTCGGCTACTACATACAGACCTCAATATACCGATAAAGACGCACCAACCAATACCTATTCATCAGATTTTCATCTGATATCGAGCCAATTTCGGGAGGCGAAAAACTGGCACTGTGAAGCCTGTCATGCCGACCTCAGCGCAACGCGGCTGCGGCGCTTTTTGCATGTCCACCACCGTAATGGGCAGAAAAACGAGAATCAGCACAGCAACCTGCAAGCGCTCTGCATTGAATGCCATGCCCAACAGCCGAACCATGAACACATGCGCAGCCACCCGGACTTGAGCCTGTTTTTAAAAGAAAAGAGCGTGCTGACAGGCTGGCTGAAGGCAGCAACCTGA
- a CDS encoding ATP-grasp domain-containing protein codes for MPFSNEILVQEYIPGQEFSVEALSISGRYFPWGVTMKFTTSGKARAETGHIFPAPISDILRDKILGIAEKAALALGITNGISHTEIKLDKNGEPRVIESCSRPAGDYIPRLVKLSTGEDPLEIYVKQAVGELHTDFSPAKPYCFSAIQFIRPNIDGKFVSINIPSVLSSAKIVDSRITVVENSHVQPGTTNIERLGWTIISADTADAIVGAMEELENSTRIFIE; via the coding sequence ATACCTTTTAGTAATGAAATTCTTGTTCAAGAATATATCCCTGGGCAAGAATTTAGTGTAGAGGCGCTGTCTATTTCTGGTCGATATTTTCCTTGGGGTGTGACAATGAAATTTACCACATCAGGTAAGGCTCGTGCCGAAACTGGACATATTTTTCCTGCGCCAATTTCAGATATACTTCGGGATAAAATATTAGGCATAGCAGAAAAAGCAGCTTTGGCTCTGGGTATTACAAATGGAATTAGTCATACGGAAATTAAGCTAGACAAAAATGGGGAGCCTCGAGTTATTGAGAGTTGTTCACGCCCGGCTGGCGATTATATTCCTCGCTTGGTTAAATTATCGACCGGTGAGGATCCTTTGGAAATCTATGTAAAACAGGCTGTTGGTGAATTGCATACAGATTTCTCTCCGGCTAAACCGTATTGTTTTTCCGCTATTCAGTTTATTCGGCCAAATATCGATGGGAAATTCGTCTCAATTAATATCCCTTCAGTTTTAAGTAGCGCTAAGATAGTTGATTCGCGGATTACAGTGGTCGAAAATTCACATGTCCAACCGGGAACAACAAATATTGAACGTTTAGGATGGACTATTATATCTGCTGACACAGCAGATGCGATTGTTGGCGCGATGGAAGAATTAGAAAATAGTACAAGGATTTTTATCGAATGA
- a CDS encoding AEC family transporter, with protein sequence MSIAIFSPLLYLLIGFLAGHTPLDIKGRASALLTKIVIPLVIIFNIATHRAGVFVIMLGMIIMMGVMLLVSRLQTRDPVQNLCFCYLNIGWLGLPVAGSLFGDGAAMVIIAAYVGSSLFGNSVGVGLMAQGQRWQTRVRQTLQAPPVWALAVGLAAMPLAPQLEVYGKPAYDVLKFLMSFLGMAILGIWLSATTIRAADFRRALWPFACRAGVVFMLVSALIALCKPLGISLVMENMPTLYLLCLLPPAANIIVLETHYLKSGRSASLIACGTCLSIVAIGVYAAVVLWLRQLA encoded by the coding sequence ATGTCGATAGCCATTTTCTCTCCGCTGCTTTATCTGCTGATAGGGTTTCTTGCCGGGCATACGCCGCTTGATATTAAAGGGCGCGCATCGGCGTTGCTGACAAAAATCGTTATTCCGCTGGTGATCATTTTTAATATTGCCACCCACCGCGCCGGGGTGTTCGTGATTATGCTGGGCATGATAATCATGATGGGGGTGATGTTGCTGGTCAGCCGTCTCCAGACCCGCGACCCGGTGCAAAACCTCTGTTTTTGCTACCTGAATATTGGCTGGCTGGGCTTGCCGGTAGCCGGGTCACTGTTTGGCGACGGCGCGGCGATGGTTATCATTGCCGCGTATGTCGGCAGCTCGCTGTTTGGTAATTCGGTTGGCGTGGGGTTGATGGCGCAAGGCCAACGCTGGCAAACCCGGGTACGCCAGACACTTCAGGCTCCGCCAGTGTGGGCGCTGGCCGTCGGGTTAGCGGCGATGCCACTGGCCCCCCAGCTTGAGGTGTACGGCAAACCGGCCTACGACGTGCTGAAATTTCTGATGAGCTTTCTCGGTATGGCGATTTTGGGCATCTGGCTATCTGCCACCACAATTCGCGCCGCCGATTTTCGCCGGGCGCTGTGGCCTTTTGCCTGCCGGGCCGGTGTGGTTTTCATGCTGGTCAGCGCCTTGATTGCGCTCTGCAAGCCTCTTGGCATCAGCCTGGTGATGGAGAATATGCCGACGCTCTATCTGCTGTGCTTACTGCCACCGGCGGCAAACATCATCGTGCTGGAAACGCATTACTTAAAAAGCGGCCGCTCCGCCAGCCTGATTGCCTGCGGCACGTGCCTGAGTATTGTCGCCATCGGGGTGTATGCGGCAGTGGTGCTGTGGCTGCGCCAGCTTGCATAA